One region of Pyramidobacter sp. YE332 genomic DNA includes:
- a CDS encoding Na+/H+ antiporter NhaC family protein: MSSAEKKAREKRKPTTFEAVSTVVFLLLTFGAGALWGLNYVPLMVVVAAYSALISWRCGYTWDEMESAVGKRIGRSVPVIMILLAIGFMLGGLMFSGTLPMLIYYGLQVVSPRWIALCAFLLCCVFSTVTGTSNGSASTAGLAMMGLAMAMPDVNLGLVAGACYAGSQFGDKLSPLSDTTVLASLTTDNDIFDHIINMSKTVVPAALIAIGIYVSIGMNSPETPAVVSKDSAALLASLSAMFKFHWVLLIPVAFLLWGSFTKKPTTLVLFGAGFIAVVIGVLYQGFSAKDAVNVLYGGFNSKMVLAAHPDFDVAAMSKAAKTLLERGGIADMNKTFVATWLCFYFAAIAEQCGCLDVLLDSLMGFVKSTGSLILTTGISMVVLTAVGGSSTVSLLIGGSMFKSKYEEMGVNTLNLSRTLEDFGTGTSGFFPWTSSGILYASVLFSSSTTFLRYSFFSWIVWLLAIFYGFTGLGLRTSPTRKQREKAARRAAAQ, translated from the coding sequence ATGTCCAGCGCGGAGAAGAAAGCGCGAGAGAAGAGAAAGCCGACCACGTTCGAAGCGGTCTCAACGGTTGTTTTTCTGCTGCTGACGTTCGGCGCCGGCGCGCTGTGGGGGCTGAACTACGTGCCGCTGATGGTCGTGGTCGCCGCCTATTCGGCGCTGATCAGCTGGCGGTGCGGCTACACCTGGGACGAGATGGAATCGGCCGTGGGCAAACGCATCGGCCGTTCGGTGCCGGTGATCATGATTTTGCTGGCGATCGGCTTCATGCTGGGCGGGCTGATGTTCTCCGGCACGCTGCCGATGCTGATCTATTACGGATTGCAGGTGGTCTCGCCGCGCTGGATCGCGCTTTGCGCCTTTTTGCTCTGCTGCGTGTTCTCGACCGTGACCGGTACGTCCAACGGTTCGGCGTCCACGGCGGGACTGGCGATGATGGGGCTGGCCATGGCGATGCCGGACGTCAATCTGGGACTGGTGGCGGGAGCCTGCTACGCCGGTTCGCAGTTCGGCGACAAGCTTTCTCCTCTTTCCGACACGACGGTCCTGGCCTCGTTGACGACGGACAACGACATTTTCGATCACATCATCAACATGTCCAAGACGGTCGTTCCCGCGGCGCTGATCGCCATCGGCATTTACGTCTCCATCGGCATGAACTCCCCCGAGACGCCCGCGGTGGTCAGCAAGGATTCGGCGGCGCTGCTCGCGTCGCTGAGCGCCATGTTCAAGTTCCACTGGGTGCTGCTGATCCCGGTCGCGTTCCTGCTTTGGGGGTCTTTCACGAAGAAGCCCACCACGCTGGTGCTCTTCGGCGCCGGCTTCATCGCCGTCGTCATCGGCGTGCTCTACCAGGGATTCTCCGCCAAAGACGCCGTCAACGTGCTGTACGGCGGCTTCAATTCCAAAATGGTGCTGGCGGCGCATCCCGATTTCGACGTCGCGGCCATGAGCAAGGCGGCCAAGACGCTGCTCGAGCGCGGCGGCATCGCCGACATGAACAAGACGTTCGTCGCCACCTGGCTGTGCTTCTACTTCGCGGCCATCGCCGAGCAGTGCGGCTGTCTCGACGTGCTGCTGGATTCGCTGATGGGCTTCGTCAAGAGCACGGGCAGCCTGATCCTCACCACGGGAATCTCGATGGTGGTGCTGACGGCCGTCGGCGGTTCTTCCACGGTCTCGCTGCTGATCGGCGGCAGCATGTTCAAGTCCAAATACGAGGAGATGGGCGTCAACACGCTGAACCTGTCCCGCACGCTGGAGGACTTCGGCACGGGCACCTCGGGTTTCTTCCCCTGGACTTCGTCGGGGATCCTCTACGCCAGCGTGCTTTTCTCGTCGAGCACGACGTTCCTGCGCTACTCCTTCTTCAGCTGGATCGTCTGGCTCCTCGCCATTTTCTACGGTTTCACCGGCCTGGGGCTGCGCACGTCGCCGACCCGCAAGCAGCGTGAAAAAGCCGCCCGGCGCGCCGCCGCGCAGTAA
- a CDS encoding IS630 family transposase: MFQDEAGFGRINTPKYCWCRKGIRPNVPCLHIREYRYAYGAVEPLTGESLFLIMPNCDSDCMNVFLRELSHRFPEDHILLCCDGAAWHKSKALQVPANITLFHIPPYTPEMNPIEQIWRELRCQGFRNEIFSTLENVVERLCRTIRNLTAQTIRSITARQWIVRCFK, from the coding sequence ATGTTTCAGGACGAAGCCGGCTTCGGCAGAATCAACACGCCCAAATACTGCTGGTGCAGGAAAGGCATTCGACCGAACGTTCCCTGCCTTCACATCCGCGAATACCGCTATGCTTACGGTGCCGTAGAGCCGCTTACGGGAGAAAGCCTCTTTCTGATCATGCCCAACTGCGACAGCGATTGCATGAACGTTTTCCTGCGGGAACTTTCACACCGATTTCCGGAAGACCATATTCTGCTCTGCTGTGACGGAGCTGCCTGGCACAAGTCCAAAGCGCTTCAGGTTCCTGCCAACATCACCCTGTTCCATATTCCCCCCTATACCCCCGAGATGAACCCCATTGAGCAGATCTGGAGAGAGCTGCGCTGTCAGGGCTTTCGAAACGAGATTTTTTCGACGCTTGAGAACGTTGTCGAGCGTCTGTGCCGCACGATCAGAAATCTCACCGCTCAGACCATAAGGAGTATTACCGCAAGACAATGGATTGTTAGGTGCTTTAAATGA
- a CDS encoding winged helix-turn-helix domain-containing protein, whose translation MPVKYEITSEQQAEIEAARKKNRNKKIEAKLRILSLRAEGKTLKEISEITEYHFTNVSKIISQFIHRGLSYVLQCHYLGNHRNMTYEQEEAVLAPYLEKAGKGEIVSVAEIAQAYQTAVGHTISPTQIYAVLKRHGWRKVMPRSRHPRKANEEAIEASKKLTLKFRN comes from the coding sequence ATGCCCGTAAAATACGAGATCACATCGGAACAGCAGGCGGAAATCGAAGCAGCGCGGAAAAAGAATCGCAACAAGAAGATCGAAGCCAAACTGAGAATCCTCAGCTTGCGCGCCGAAGGGAAAACCCTGAAAGAAATCAGCGAAATCACGGAATACCACTTCACGAACGTCAGCAAGATCATCTCGCAGTTTATCCATCGCGGTCTCTCGTATGTGCTGCAATGCCATTACCTCGGCAACCATCGGAACATGACCTATGAGCAGGAAGAAGCCGTACTTGCTCCTTACCTGGAGAAAGCCGGGAAAGGAGAAATCGTTTCGGTGGCGGAAATAGCCCAAGCCTATCAGACCGCGGTGGGACATACTATCAGTCCGACTCAGATTTACGCGGTCCTGAAACGTCATGGCTGGAGAAAAGTCATGCCGCGCAGCCGTCACCCCAGGAAAGCGAACGAGGAGGCCATCGAGGCCTCAAAAAAATTAACGCTCAAGTTCAGGAATTAA
- the citF gene encoding citrate lyase subunit alpha has translation MPLNALGRDIPAFIEGYGKVKPYRGAFALQPSGNVVGPRLRVTNADRTDKVLPDLKAAIAASGLKSGMTISFHHHLRNGDYVVNQVIDACAEMGIRDLTLFPTALFGVHKHLIDHIQSGVVARIWGSVNGPIGQIVSAGGLGEPAVLRSHGGRPRAIMCGDVHIDVAFMAAPSCDRYGNMNGVQGPSACGSLGYAFTDCQYADCVVAVTDNLVPYPNAPISINQTCADFVVAVPSIGDPAGIVSGTTKVTRDPLRLLIARYASRLIEASPYFQTGISFQTGAGGIALAVTAFMKDAMLRKGIKGSFGLGGITSYFVDLLREGLVDKLLDVQSFDLGAVRSIAADPRHVEISADMYANPWNRGAAVNMLDVVILGATEVDRDFNVNVNTEADGALLHGIGGHQDTAASAKLTIIAQPLLRGRIPCVTDTVYSVTTPGECVDAVVTEYGITVNPRRADLVEACRGIRDVPVISMDELADKARRMSGPMDPVETTDRIVGVIEWRDGTVIDVVRQLKKK, from the coding sequence TCGTCGGCCCGCGTCTGCGCGTCACCAACGCCGACCGCACCGACAAGGTGCTGCCCGACCTCAAAGCCGCCATCGCCGCGTCCGGCCTGAAAAGCGGCATGACCATTTCCTTCCACCATCATCTGCGCAACGGCGATTACGTGGTCAACCAGGTGATCGACGCCTGCGCGGAAATGGGAATCCGCGACCTGACCCTCTTTCCCACGGCGCTTTTCGGCGTGCACAAGCATCTGATCGATCATATCCAATCGGGCGTCGTCGCCCGCATCTGGGGATCCGTCAACGGCCCCATCGGCCAGATCGTCTCCGCGGGGGGGCTCGGGGAGCCCGCGGTGCTGCGCAGCCACGGCGGCCGGCCGCGCGCCATCATGTGCGGCGACGTGCATATCGACGTGGCTTTCATGGCCGCGCCGTCATGCGACCGTTACGGCAACATGAACGGCGTGCAGGGCCCCTCGGCCTGCGGGTCTTTGGGCTACGCCTTCACCGACTGTCAGTACGCCGACTGCGTCGTCGCCGTCACCGACAACCTCGTGCCCTATCCCAACGCGCCGATCTCGATCAACCAGACCTGCGCCGACTTCGTCGTCGCGGTCCCCAGCATCGGCGATCCCGCGGGCATCGTCTCCGGCACCACCAAGGTGACGAGAGATCCGCTGCGGCTGCTCATCGCCCGCTACGCCTCCAGACTGATCGAAGCGAGCCCGTACTTCCAAACCGGGATTTCCTTCCAGACCGGCGCCGGCGGCATCGCCCTCGCCGTGACGGCGTTCATGAAAGACGCCATGCTCAGGAAAGGCATCAAAGGCAGTTTCGGCCTGGGCGGCATCACCAGCTATTTCGTCGACCTGCTTCGCGAGGGGCTGGTCGACAAGCTGCTCGACGTGCAGTCCTTCGATCTCGGCGCGGTCAGATCCATCGCCGCGGATCCGCGGCACGTGGAAATTTCCGCCGACATGTACGCCAATCCATGGAACCGGGGAGCCGCGGTCAACATGCTCGACGTGGTCATTCTCGGCGCCACGGAAGTGGACCGCGACTTCAACGTCAACGTCAACACGGAAGCCGACGGCGCGCTGCTGCACGGCATCGGCGGCCATCAGGACACGGCGGCCAGCGCCAAACTGACGATCATCGCCCAGCCGCTGCTGCGCGGCCGCATCCCCTGCGTCACCGACACAGTCTACTCGGTGACGACGCCCGGCGAATGCGTCGACGCCGTCGTCACGGAGTACGGCATCACCGTCAATCCGCGCCGCGCCGACCTGGTCGAGGCGTGCCGGGGGATCCGTGACGTGCCGGTGATCTCCATGGACGAATTGGCCGACAAGGCCAGGCGGATGTCCGGCCCCATGGATCCCGTCGAGACCACCGACCGGATCGTCGGCGTCATCGAATGGCGCGACGGCACGGTCATCGACGTGGTGCGTCAGCTGAAGAAAAAATAA